The genome window CAGTTTTGCCCTTCCTGTGGCTCCCAGGCAATCTCCCTGATCGAGGGAAAACGGGTGGAATGTCCGGATTGCTCCTTCATGCTCTACTACAATCCGACCTGCTCCGCCGGAGCACTCATCTTCGACCGAGATGGAAAGCTGCTCGTAGTGGAGCGGGCGAATGAGCCGAGCAAGGGAAAATACGGCATTCCCGGCGGCTTCACGGACCTCGGGGAACGCCTGGAGGAAGTTGCCGTACGGGAGACCAAGGAGGAAACGAACCTAGACATTCACTCGGTGCGCTTCTTCGCCTCCTTTCCAAATACCTACACTTACCGCGGCGTGAGCTATGCGGTGACCGACACCTACTTTCTAGCTCAAGTTGACACTTTCGACGGTATCGAAGCCCAAGCAGGCGAAGTGACGGGCTTGCACCTAGTGATTCCCGAAAAGGTGCCGCAGGAGCAATGGGCCTTCGACTCCTTGCGCAAAGTGATCGCCAAGTATCTCGCAGAGCGGTGACACGATTCAGGCGGGGGCGACTGCGATTTTGATCAGTCCTCCACGGACAACGTGGAAGTCGTCCCTCCTGGTTTACTTGGACTTCAAATCAGTCCAGACGAGGCGGTGGTCGCTGCCCTCGTAGTAGTCTTCCAGGTCCACAATCCCGCTTTGCGTTTCAAAAGCGCTTCTCAGGCCCGGCGATGCGAGCATGTAGTCGAGAAGCGAATACTCGCCTCCCTTCTTGTAGTAATGGGTCCAAATCAAGCCGCTATTGTCTCGGGCGTCCAGAATCTCCGCGATCTGCAGATCGCCGCGAACGAGAAAGCGACGCACGGGGCTGGAGTTGCGGTGGTCGTTCAAGTCGCCAACAATCAGGAGGGGCGTCGCGCTCGGGTCCGGAAACAGGTGCAGGATTCGTTCGCGCGCCGCGTGGGCTTCCTTGGTCCGTCGCAGAGTCGACTGCGGGTCTCTCCGGTCAGTCGTGTATTTGCTTTTCAAATGCAGTACGAAGAGCTGGATCGATCCGGCACCGCCCAGCTGTACGTCCAGCTGAAGCATCCCTCGCTTCACTCGCATCGACTCTCCGAACAGCTCGAAATCGAGGTCGTCATGTTCAACGACGTTTGCCGATACGCGTTCATTCCAGAGCGCTCCCACTCGCCTGACCTCGTCGCCGGCTTCCAGTATGTGGGATGATTTGTAATACAGTCCGGCCTGCTCCAAATCGTCTCGCAACTCCTCCAATTCCGCCGCGGAGCCAATCTCCTGCAGCGCCAATAGATCCGGCGAGGCAGCGAGGATCGCCTCCCGCACAACCGTCTTTTCAGACTCCGGTTTGGGGTAATCCAATCGAAATTGACCGTCCACGAGACGATCCATGGAGAGGTAGTTACGAATATTGTAGGTGGCGATTCGATACGTTTCCGGTTTCGCCTGGCAATAAAGGGCGACCGCTAGGGCCAGCAGGCAGAAAACGAAGCTAAATCGCCACTGCCCCATTTTAGGACCGAGCGCCCTCGCCTGCCATGGCTGCCTCGCGTTCCAGCAAGGTGGGGTGCGAATAGTGAAAGCCGCTGTAGGCCGGATGCGGCTGGAGGTTGCTCAGGTTCTTTTCGCTCAGGCTCCGCAGCGCGTTGCTCAACGGTTTCCAATCGCCAACCACGTCCCGTGCAAAGGCGTCCGCTTCGTATTCATGCTTCCGCGACAGGATGTTGAAAAGCGGGGTCATCCAGAAAGTGAAAAGTCCGCCCACGAGTCCGAACAGCAGGAAGGCTATCCCGATACTGGTCTGCTCGAAACCAAATCCATGGAAAAATGCTTCGTTGTTGGCCAGATAGCCGATAATCCAAAATCCGGCGAACATCATGGCCGCGGAACTGGCGATCATCTTGGGAATGTGGCCCTTCTTGTAATGCCCGATCTCGTGGGCCAGCACCGCTTCAATTTCCTCTTCGCCGAGCTGCTCGATCAACGTATCATAAAGTACGATACGGCGAAATTTTCCGAAGCCGGTGAAGTAGGCGTTGGAGTGGGCCGAACGCTTGCTGCCGTCAATCACCTGGATGGCGTTGCACTTGAACCCCGCCTTGTCGGACATGGCCATCAGCCGGGAACGCAGCGGCCCATCTTCCAGCGGAGTCAGCTTGTTGAAGAGCGGAATGATCAACATTGGATAGAGCACCATCATGACCAGCTGGAAACCGAACATGATGCCGAAACCCCAAATCCACCAGGAATCGCCCAGCCAGCCCACCAGGCTGATTAAAAGCCAAAGCAGCGGAAATCCGATAACCAAGCCCACCAAGGTCCCCTTGATCTTGTCGCCGATCCAAAGCCCCTTGGTGCTGCGATTGAAGCCGAAGCGCTCCTCGATCTTGAACTGTTCCCAGTACTCCAAGGGCAATCCAGGCAAGCTCAGGGCCATCATCACCACCACGAGAAACAAGGCCGAGCTCCAGGAGGCATCTCCAAAGGTCGAGCTCCAAGCCTCAAAAGCCTGCGGCAAGACTCCGCTGAGGATCACCACCGCCAGGATCGCAGCGTCAAGCAGCAGGCCGATAGTGCCGAACTTGCTTTTCACCAGAGTGTACTCGTTAGCCTTCTGGAACTTTTCCTCGCTCATGATTCCCTCCAAGGCGGGGGGCATGGATTTCGCGTTTTTGGCGACTTGAGCCCGATTGAGGGCGTCAAGGACGAGTTCGGCCAGCAGCTTGGCCGCCAGTGCGATCACAAAAACCGTTTCGAGCAGGGTCATATCCACCAACCTTCCCAACAGCCGCCAGCCTGTCGAGCGCTGATTTCGCCTAATGCCGACAGCTGCCAATTCGCGGAATTGCTGCTTTCATTTCCTTGAATCACAAGAGCTTCCTTCCATAGTCCCCTGCGTGAGCGCCAAGAAACAGGACATGATCAAGACCTTCGAGGAGGGTCTCGAAAAACTGGAGACCATCGTTAGCGAGATGGAGGACTCCAAACTACCACTTGAAACCTTGATCACCCACTACGAAAAAGGAAACAAGCTGCTGGCCCAGTGCGACCTAAAGCTCAAGGAGGCCGAGAAGAAGATCGAAATTCTCAAGGCCAAAGCCGAGTCCGGAGCTCATTTCGAGGAACTCGAAGCCGAGCAATAGCCAGACGGCCGATCAAAGTGTTGGACAAGCGAAGCGTATTCCCTTCAGTTTCGCCCCCTTTCCCTCTTCCATTTTGAACGACGACACACAGAACACCGCTCCCGGCGATGCCTACCCGCTCCTCAGCAAGATCCAGGGCGCCGCGGAACTGCGAGAATTGAACGCTGCGCAGCTTGAGCAGCTAGCCCAAGAAATCCGCGACCGGCTGATCCAGGTAACCTCCGTCAACGGCGGCCACCTCGGACCGAACCTGGGCGTCGTGGAGCTGAGCATCGCCCTTCACCTCGTCTTCAACACGCCGCAGGACCAGTTCGTTTTCGACACCTCGCACCAAGGCTACGTGCACAAGCTGCTCACTGGCCGCAACGGCCCGGAATTCGAGGGGATCCGCAGCTCTTCGGGCTTGAGCGGGTTCCTTTCCCGCGACGAGAGCGAACACGACGCTTTCGGAGCCGGACATGCCGGCACGGCCCTGTCCGCAGCCCTCGGCATGGCAACTGCCCGCGACGCCCTGAACTCCAAGGACCACGTAGTCGCCGTTTGCGGCGACGCCGCCTTCACTTGCGGCATCACCATGGAAGCCTTGAACAACGTAGCGGAGTCGACCAAGCGCCTCATCATCGTTCTCAACGACAACGAGTGGTCCATCGCCAAGAACGTAGGAGCCATTTCGCGCTACCTCAACGAGCTCATCACCAACCCCATCTATAACCGCCTACACCACGACTTCGGCTCCTTCCTGAAAAACGTGCCCGGCGGCGACCAGTTGATAAAGCTCGGCAAGACCGCCGAGAAGGGCTGGAAGAGCATGATGGTGCCCTCCTCCCTCTTCGAGAAGTACGGCGTGCGCTACCTTGGCCCCATCGACGGCCACGATCTGCCCCTGCTCAAACGCTACCTGGAATTCGCCCGCGATTCCGACGAGCCGGTCATCGTGCACGTCGTCACCAAAAAGGGCAAAGGTTACAAGCCGGCCATCGACTTCCCCGAGCGCTTCCACGGCACGAGCCCTTTCGCGATCGATTCCGGCAAGTCCAACGGCGGCGGCAAGCCGACACCGCCCAACTACCAGGACGTTTTCGGCAAAGCCATGGTCAAGTTCGCCCAGGCGGACAAGAAGATCGTCGGAATTACCGGAGCCATGCCCTCCGGCACTGGACTGATTCACCTCAGCAACGAAGTTCCGGACCAATTCTACGACGTCGGCATCGCGGAAGAGCACGCCGTGCTCTTCGCCGCCGGCATGGCAACGCGTGGACTGCGCCCGGTCTGCGGCATCTACAGCACCTTCCTGCAACGCGCCTTCGACCAGATCATCCACGACGTCTGCCTGCAAAAACTTCCGGTCGTCTTCTGCATGGACCGAGCGGGACTTTCGCCCAACGACGGAGCAACCCACCACGGCCTCTTCGACATCGCCTACCTCCGCATGGTACCCAACCTGATCGCCATGCAGCCGAAGGACGAGGACGAGCTAGTCGACATGATGCAGACCGCCCTCTCCCAAGACTTGCCAGCTTTCATCCGCTACCCTCGAGGGGCCGGAGAAGGGGTCGCCATCAAGGACGAAGCTCGCACGCTCCCCATCGGCAAAGCAGAAATCCTTGCCGACGGACGCGATGTGGTAATCTGGGCCCTCGGCCCCATGATCAAAGACGCCCGCAGAATCAAGGAGACCTTGGAAGCCGAAGACGGCCTCAGCGTCGCCATCGTCAATGCTCGTTTCGTCAAGCCACTCGACACCGAGCTGCTCCTCTCGCAGGCGAAGCAATGCAAGCTGCTCGTAACCATGGAAGACGGCATCAAGTCCGGAGGCTTCGGCAGCGCCGTGGCGGAAACCCTATCGGACGAAGGCGTTTCCACCCCGCTAGCGCGCATCGCCTGGCCTGACGAGTTCGTAGGTCATGGCGACAGCGTATCCGATTTGCGGGCACGCCATGGACTGTCTCCGGAGCAAATGCTCAAGGACGTTCGCTCAAAGTTGAAAACCGTTTCCGCCTAAGAGGTGGTGCGGCTTCTCCGAAGACGCATATAGCCAGTCCATTTCCACGAGTCGTTTTCGAAGAAACCGACCCACCTTCAAAATGAGACTCTCTGCCGAGCGTCTCGTTCGCGGGAGCGTCTCGCCTCGAGCAACATCTGGTCCGCCTTGGCGATCAAGGCAAAATCCGGTGGGTTGAAGTTATTCCACTTCGAGTCGCATGGTGTCCTTTTGTTTCTCGGATGGATTGGAGTGGGCAGAAAAGGACAGTGAACCTTGCATAGCAGTCGCGGCGCCAATTGCCTGAAGGACCAGTCGACGCATCGGGCGAGCCCCTGTGGCCGCCTTCAAACACGAATCTGGCTCGTCCCCACTGAAGACTGCACCTACTCCCATGAACAAAGAGGAAAAATCGTCCCTACTTGGAATACCGCTGATCTTGCTGGTCGGACTCGCATTCGCTTTGGCCGGCTCCAACGGGAACTTGCAGACGTCAAGCGGCGAGTTCCATCCCTTCGCCATCGCGGTTGGCATCGCTTTCGCCTTGCAGTGGCTCGCCTTCGTGCCGGCTTTTATTTGGCAGACGGAGCGCTACTTCGACCTTGTCGGCAGCTTGAGCTACATCAGCGTAACCCTTTTAGCCTACCTCACGGCTGCGAGCCAAGGGCCACGCTCCACCTTGCTGCTGGCTTTGATTCTCATTTGGGCGGGGCGCCTTGGC of Pelagicoccus enzymogenes contains these proteins:
- a CDS encoding NUDIX hydrolase, with the protein product MSNKPVLDHFQFCPSCGSQAISLIEGKRVECPDCSFMLYYNPTCSAGALIFDRDGKLLVVERANEPSKGKYGIPGGFTDLGERLEEVAVRETKEETNLDIHSVRFFASFPNTYTYRGVSYAVTDTYFLAQVDTFDGIEAQAGEVTGLHLVIPEKVPQEQWAFDSLRKVIAKYLAER
- a CDS encoding endonuclease/exonuclease/phosphatase family protein codes for the protein MGQWRFSFVFCLLALAVALYCQAKPETYRIATYNIRNYLSMDRLVDGQFRLDYPKPESEKTVVREAILAASPDLLALQEIGSAAELEELRDDLEQAGLYYKSSHILEAGDEVRRVGALWNERVSANVVEHDDLDFELFGESMRVKRGMLQLDVQLGGAGSIQLFVLHLKSKYTTDRRDPQSTLRRTKEAHAARERILHLFPDPSATPLLIVGDLNDHRNSSPVRRFLVRGDLQIAEILDARDNSGLIWTHYYKKGGEYSLLDYMLASPGLRSAFETQSGIVDLEDYYEGSDHRLVWTDLKSK
- a CDS encoding M48 family metallopeptidase; its protein translation is MTLLETVFVIALAAKLLAELVLDALNRAQVAKNAKSMPPALEGIMSEEKFQKANEYTLVKSKFGTIGLLLDAAILAVVILSGVLPQAFEAWSSTFGDASWSSALFLVVVMMALSLPGLPLEYWEQFKIEERFGFNRSTKGLWIGDKIKGTLVGLVIGFPLLWLLISLVGWLGDSWWIWGFGIMFGFQLVMMVLYPMLIIPLFNKLTPLEDGPLRSRLMAMSDKAGFKCNAIQVIDGSKRSAHSNAYFTGFGKFRRIVLYDTLIEQLGEEEIEAVLAHEIGHYKKGHIPKMIASSAAMMFAGFWIIGYLANNEAFFHGFGFEQTSIGIAFLLFGLVGGLFTFWMTPLFNILSRKHEYEADAFARDVVGDWKPLSNALRSLSEKNLSNLQPHPAYSGFHYSHPTLLEREAAMAGEGARS
- the xseB gene encoding exodeoxyribonuclease VII small subunit, giving the protein MSAKKQDMIKTFEEGLEKLETIVSEMEDSKLPLETLITHYEKGNKLLAQCDLKLKEAEKKIEILKAKAESGAHFEELEAEQ
- the dxs gene encoding 1-deoxy-D-xylulose-5-phosphate synthase; its protein translation is MNDDTQNTAPGDAYPLLSKIQGAAELRELNAAQLEQLAQEIRDRLIQVTSVNGGHLGPNLGVVELSIALHLVFNTPQDQFVFDTSHQGYVHKLLTGRNGPEFEGIRSSSGLSGFLSRDESEHDAFGAGHAGTALSAALGMATARDALNSKDHVVAVCGDAAFTCGITMEALNNVAESTKRLIIVLNDNEWSIAKNVGAISRYLNELITNPIYNRLHHDFGSFLKNVPGGDQLIKLGKTAEKGWKSMMVPSSLFEKYGVRYLGPIDGHDLPLLKRYLEFARDSDEPVIVHVVTKKGKGYKPAIDFPERFHGTSPFAIDSGKSNGGGKPTPPNYQDVFGKAMVKFAQADKKIVGITGAMPSGTGLIHLSNEVPDQFYDVGIAEEHAVLFAAGMATRGLRPVCGIYSTFLQRAFDQIIHDVCLQKLPVVFCMDRAGLSPNDGATHHGLFDIAYLRMVPNLIAMQPKDEDELVDMMQTALSQDLPAFIRYPRGAGEGVAIKDEARTLPIGKAEILADGRDVVIWALGPMIKDARRIKETLEAEDGLSVAIVNARFVKPLDTELLLSQAKQCKLLVTMEDGIKSGGFGSAVAETLSDEGVSTPLARIAWPDEFVGHGDSVSDLRARHGLSPEQMLKDVRSKLKTVSA